The DNA region GGTACGCACCGCAGAATGAATGGTGGTGGAAGGATGTCAAGCTGCAGCCGGAAGAAGCGGCTTGGGGTGGTGAGGTGGGGGCCGCGCTCAAGACCTCCTATCTGCAGCCCGAGCAGGCCACCCTCTACTGCTGGAAGGATCGAGGAAGATTGTTGATGCAGCATCGCCTACGACCCGATCCCAACGGCACTGTTGAAATCCTCGACGCCTTCTGGACGCCTCCCAGTTCCAGCGCTGAGCCCATCGCACCTTTACTGCTGATCTACGCGGACCTCATGACCAGCCTGGATGGCCGCAACCGCGAGGTGGCAAACCTACTGAGAAAAGACATCTTCGATGCTGAAACGACTTCCTGACCGCGACATAGACCCTATATTGCGCGCGATCCTGGAACAGGCGCGCAACGCTACCGATGCACTGGAAATTCCATTCTTCGTGGGCGGCGCCATGGCTCGGGACATCATCTTGACCCACGTCTTCGGGCAGGAAGTGAAACGCGCAACACGCGACGTGGACCTCGGACTCTACCTTGACGGCTGGGACCGCTTCCGGAAACTGAAAGATGTACTGGTTGCGAAAGGCTTGTTCCACACAGTGCCTGGCAAGCCCCATCGACTGCACTACGGATATCCAACTGGCATCCCACTAGATCTGATCCCATTTGGGGGCATTGAGCACCCTGTAGGCGAGATTGCGTGGCCTCCAGGCAACGACGTAGTGCTCAACGTGGCAGGGTTTGAGGACGCGTATCGTAGTGCGCTGGTAGTAGACCTCGGTGGGGGACTGGTCATCAGAACATGTGCCCTTCCGGCCCTTGCCGTGCTTAAACTCATCGCATGGCATGACCGTCGCAAGTCTTCCAACAAGGACGCCACCGATCTGCTGTTCATCGCACAGAACTATGCTGCCGCCGACAACATGGATCGGCTCTATCAAAGCGAGTCCGAGCTGATGGTAGCTGTTGACTACAACCCTGAATTGGCAGGCGCCTACTTGCTTGGCAAGGACGCAGCACTACAGTCGGGAAACGATACTGCGGCTTTTGCCAAAGCCATCCTTGAAAACGAGGTGTTGCAACAGGAGTTGATCGACCAAATCGTACGTGCGAAAGCGGCATCGCAAAGTCGCGAAGATGAGCAGAGGTATACCCAGTACCTGGACGGATTCCGCACGAGCTTCCTCAAACAACTGAGTGAACTCGGCCAGTAACAATATAGGATCTTTGCAAGTTTATGAGAACGATTCCTAAAGCCGTTCCTACTGAATGTGCAAATGCCATTGGCTCGCCAGGCTCGAGGTTTGCAGGTTCAACGAGAACCTACACGTGGGCTGGAAGGCGTACATCGCACGGGGGGTGGTTCCATCGAGGAGGCTGCAGAGCACTTTTGCTCGATGTCTCGGACTTTGCTCTCCAGCGACCCGGATTGTCGCCAACACAAACCTCCGATTGTTGTGCTGGAGGCGTTTGACCGGTTGCTGACATCGGACGCGGAGATCCGGGATAAGCGGCTCAGCGATGCTGAGGCGACGCAGGAGTTGGGCCTGAGCCTGAGGGCCGCGATGGCAGAAGGACTCATCGTTGCTGCCAAAGATGCGGGGCTGCCCACTGGACCGAGGCTGGACTCTGACTGGTGGCTGCATGACAACCCGGTTTCGGGCGACCCAAGGGCCCAGTGGCGCCGGGACAGATCTGCGGAGCGT from Diaphorobacter sp. HDW4A includes:
- a CDS encoding nucleotidyl transferase AbiEii/AbiGii toxin family protein — translated: MLKRLPDRDIDPILRAILEQARNATDALEIPFFVGGAMARDIILTHVFGQEVKRATRDVDLGLYLDGWDRFRKLKDVLVAKGLFHTVPGKPHRLHYGYPTGIPLDLIPFGGIEHPVGEIAWPPGNDVVLNVAGFEDAYRSALVVDLGGGLVIRTCALPALAVLKLIAWHDRRKSSNKDATDLLFIAQNYAAADNMDRLYQSESELMVAVDYNPELAGAYLLGKDAALQSGNDTAAFAKAILENEVLQQELIDQIVRAKAASQSREDEQRYTQYLDGFRTSFLKQLSELGQ